From Draconibacterium halophilum, one genomic window encodes:
- the mtnA gene encoding S-methyl-5-thioribose-1-phosphate isomerase produces the protein MKIQEKHYHTIWIDEDDPTIVQVIDQRKLPFVFETFAMYSADDAFFAIKEMVVRGAPLIGVTAAYGMYLATRHLKNENWEEDLTQVAKYLKSSRPTAVNLAFAVDEMLVFILAHKEDKELEAKVLAKVGELKKQEIDFGDQIGEHGLEIIEAIYKKKRTTVNVLTHCNAGWLACIDWGTATAPIYKAHLKGIPVHVWVDETRPRNQGARLTAYELGEQGVPHTVIPDNAGGHLMQHALVDVVIVGSDRTTVTGDVANKIGTYLKALAAHDNNVPFYVALPSSTFDWEMNDGVKEIPIEQRDGNEVAAIEGWHDDQIKKVRLVPEKSMVANYGFDVTPARLVSGLISERGICKANKESILKLYPEKNNR, from the coding sequence ATGAAAATTCAGGAAAAACATTATCATACTATTTGGATAGATGAGGACGATCCGACAATTGTTCAGGTTATCGATCAACGAAAATTGCCGTTTGTATTCGAAACTTTTGCTATGTATTCGGCCGACGATGCTTTTTTTGCTATTAAAGAAATGGTGGTTCGTGGTGCTCCTTTAATTGGGGTAACTGCGGCTTATGGCATGTATCTGGCAACTCGTCATTTGAAAAATGAAAATTGGGAAGAGGACTTAACTCAGGTGGCTAAGTATTTAAAATCATCGCGTCCAACGGCTGTTAATCTTGCTTTTGCCGTGGATGAAATGTTGGTTTTTATTTTGGCTCACAAAGAGGATAAGGAATTGGAAGCAAAAGTACTGGCAAAAGTCGGCGAATTAAAGAAGCAGGAAATTGATTTTGGCGATCAGATAGGAGAGCATGGGTTGGAAATTATCGAGGCCATTTATAAAAAGAAAAGAACTACAGTGAACGTTTTAACCCACTGCAATGCCGGCTGGTTAGCGTGTATTGATTGGGGAACAGCAACCGCGCCTATTTATAAGGCACATTTAAAGGGAATTCCGGTGCATGTTTGGGTGGATGAAACGCGCCCGCGAAACCAGGGAGCACGATTAACGGCCTACGAATTGGGAGAACAAGGTGTGCCGCACACCGTTATTCCCGACAATGCGGGTGGCCATTTAATGCAACACGCTTTGGTTGATGTGGTAATTGTGGGTAGCGACCGAACAACTGTTACCGGCGATGTAGCCAACAAAATAGGTACCTATTTAAAAGCTTTGGCTGCTCACGATAATAACGTGCCTTTTTATGTGGCGCTGCCATCGAGCACTTTCGATTGGGAAATGAATGACGGCGTAAAAGAAATTCCCATTGAACAACGTGATGGCAATGAAGTGGCGGCGATTGAGGGTTGGCACGATGATCAGATAAAAAAGGTGCGTTTAGTTCCTGAAAAAAGTATGGTAGCTAATTATGGTTTCGATGTAACTCCGGCCCGTTTGGTAAGCGGCTTGATATCGGAACGTGGCATTTGCAAAGCGAATAAAGAAAGTATTTTAAAATTATATCCGGAGAAAAATAATAGATAG
- a CDS encoding peptidylprolyl isomerase translates to MVKQILFILLAVVFFSACGNKAQKQATQQEETTVNPDVAADEKQYIWNQLMSSIAKIDSYDEDRILESGQGFFVGEDLLVTKYSLVNQATNVKVKPFDEGKKYNAHSFVAFDRINDLIILKVDSIRREPIELQRDTLPNFAKSFYVAPKTGKTLQLFTGKVLNLANIRGSRLYRITNRIRTSQFGAPIFVSTGKAIGVAYSGTVNFETRSFAIPSEFIADMLQKKSETPEPLDRLKTTSNEKLAAENRKIKGLVLETDYGNITIKLFNETPEYRDNFIRLAKEHYFDSLLIHRVIDDFGIQSGAADTRYAVPGASVGWKGRATLFQLILFLDCIINAG, encoded by the coding sequence ATGGTAAAACAAATTCTTTTCATATTGCTGGCTGTTGTTTTTTTTAGTGCCTGTGGAAATAAAGCACAAAAACAAGCAACACAGCAGGAAGAAACAACAGTCAACCCGGACGTTGCTGCAGATGAAAAACAGTATATCTGGAATCAGTTGATGTCGTCTATCGCAAAAATTGATTCGTATGATGAAGACCGGATTCTGGAATCGGGGCAGGGATTTTTTGTTGGCGAAGACTTGTTGGTTACCAAATATTCGCTTGTTAATCAGGCTACCAACGTAAAGGTGAAGCCGTTTGACGAGGGTAAAAAATACAACGCTCACAGTTTTGTGGCTTTCGATCGTATAAACGACTTGATTATACTTAAAGTTGACAGCATTCGGCGCGAGCCCATTGAATTACAACGAGACACTTTACCGAACTTTGCCAAATCGTTTTATGTGGCACCAAAAACCGGGAAAACACTGCAGCTTTTTACCGGTAAGGTTCTGAATTTGGCAAATATCAGGGGAAGCAGGTTATACCGCATTACGAACCGAATTCGGACATCGCAATTTGGGGCGCCCATCTTCGTATCAACCGGGAAAGCGATTGGCGTGGCTTATTCCGGAACGGTTAATTTTGAAACGCGGAGTTTTGCTATTCCCTCGGAATTTATTGCCGATATGCTACAAAAAAAATCCGAAACGCCCGAGCCGCTGGATAGGCTAAAAACTACATCGAATGAAAAGCTTGCTGCCGAAAACCGGAAAATAAAAGGGCTGGTACTGGAAACCGATTACGGCAATATCACCATAAAACTGTTTAACGAAACCCCCGAATACCGCGATAATTTTATTAGGCTGGCTAAAGAGCATTATTTCGATAGTTTGCTGATTCACCGTGTGATAGACGACTTCGGAATACAAAGTGGTGCTGCTGATACCCGTTATGCCGTGCCCGGCGCAAGTGTTGGATGGAAGGGCCGGGCTACACTATTCCAGCTCATATTGTTCCTGGATTGTATCATAAACGCGGGATGA
- a CDS encoding peptidylprolyl isomerase encodes MYHKRGMIGSPRKPDTKNQRRRSDGSQFYIVSGRKYFDKGLDELEEANNYEFSAGQRQAYKTVGGAPHLDGSYTIFGQVTSGMDVVDKIVQVETDRRWRPIEDIRIKRVRILK; translated from the coding sequence TTGTATCATAAACGCGGGATGATTGGTTCGCCGCGAAAACCGGATACAAAAAATCAACGCCGCCGTTCTGATGGATCCCAGTTTTATATCGTTTCCGGCCGTAAATATTTTGATAAGGGGCTGGATGAATTGGAAGAAGCCAATAATTACGAGTTTTCTGCCGGGCAACGACAAGCTTATAAAACAGTTGGTGGTGCACCTCACCTCGATGGTAGTTACACGATTTTTGGGCAAGTAACTTCCGGGATGGATGTGGTTGATAAAATTGTACAGGTAGAAACCGACCGGCGTTGGCGGCCGATTGAAGATATCCGAATAAAACGGGTTCGCATCTTAAAATAG
- the queD gene encoding 6-carboxytetrahydropterin synthase QueD: MAKIRVTKKFHFEMAHVLYEYDGLCRNIHGHTYNMEVTLLGEIREEQGHPKDGMVIDFGKLKQLVKDKIVNVYDHSLVVSKIYADKNQDYLLKATERLIVHDFQPTSENMCVYFAKVLQQELPEDVSLYSIRLYETPTSYAEWFAEDNK, from the coding sequence ATGGCGAAGATTAGAGTTACCAAGAAGTTTCATTTTGAAATGGCCCATGTACTTTACGAATACGACGGATTGTGCCGCAACATTCACGGGCATACTTACAACATGGAAGTAACACTGCTTGGTGAAATCAGGGAGGAGCAGGGGCACCCGAAAGACGGGATGGTGATCGACTTTGGAAAACTAAAACAACTGGTTAAAGACAAGATTGTAAATGTGTACGACCACAGCCTGGTTGTGAGCAAAATTTATGCTGATAAAAACCAGGACTACCTTCTTAAAGCTACTGAACGTCTGATCGTTCACGATTTTCAGCCAACATCGGAAAATATGTGTGTATATTTTGCCAAGGTTCTTCAACAAGAACTACCCGAAGATGTTTCTTTGTATAGTATCCGACTTTACGAAACACCAACATCGTATGCCGAATGGTTTGCAGAAGACAATAAGTAA
- a CDS encoding GNAT family N-acetyltransferase — translation MEHIRVNHKIRLELINLSMADIVFQTIDHDREFLKKWLPFVNYTSKVADTKAFIESITRKDDKSDLVYTIWYNEEFAGLIGFKDTDWVNRKTELGYWLAEKMQGKGIVTACVEKLIRFAFQKQKMNRVQIKVAEKNLQSEKIPMKLGFVYEGTERQGEHHSKGYVNLRIYSKLKHETSE, via the coding sequence ATGGAACACATTAGGGTAAACCACAAAATCAGGCTCGAACTGATTAATTTGTCGATGGCCGACATTGTTTTTCAAACCATCGACCACGATCGTGAATTCCTGAAAAAATGGCTTCCGTTTGTAAACTACACCAGCAAGGTTGCTGACACCAAAGCTTTTATTGAAAGTATTACACGAAAGGATGACAAAAGCGACCTGGTTTATACCATTTGGTACAACGAAGAATTTGCCGGATTGATTGGTTTTAAGGATACTGATTGGGTGAACCGAAAGACTGAACTTGGCTACTGGCTGGCCGAAAAAATGCAGGGTAAAGGTATTGTAACAGCTTGCGTAGAAAAACTTATACGTTTTGCTTTTCAGAAACAAAAAATGAACCGCGTACAAATTAAAGTAGCCGAAAAAAATTTGCAGAGTGAAAAAATTCCAATGAAACTGGGATTTGTTTATGAAGGAACTGAACGCCAGGGAGAACACCACAGCAAAGGGTACGTCAACCTTAGAATTTACAGTAAGCTTAAACACGAAACATCAGAATAG
- a CDS encoding peptidylprolyl isomerase produces the protein MKKLIGLILIAFIGVGISCSNAKQRSEQDLVVISTEFGEIKLKLYDDTPEHKKNFLKLIDEGYYDGLLFHRVMENFMIQGGDPDSKDAAPGERLGSGNPGYTIPAEILPQHIHKKGALAAARRGTSNPEKRSSGSQFYIVHGEVYTPGKLDTMEMMMNSRAKNEFLQEKFAEAKPTLDEYRKNNDQDGFNIFVSELRATADSAWTEQPKFAFSDAQRQAYTTIGGYPSLDGEYTVFGEVVEGLDVLDKIAAVETDQYDRPKTDIKMEIQSTK, from the coding sequence ATGAAGAAATTAATTGGTTTAATATTAATTGCTTTTATAGGTGTAGGAATTTCGTGCAGCAATGCGAAACAGCGTAGCGAGCAAGATCTGGTTGTCATTTCAACCGAATTTGGCGAAATCAAATTGAAATTGTACGACGATACGCCGGAACACAAAAAGAATTTTCTGAAACTGATTGACGAAGGATATTACGATGGGCTACTATTCCACCGTGTTATGGAAAACTTTATGATTCAGGGAGGCGATCCTGATTCGAAAGATGCAGCACCAGGCGAACGTTTGGGTAGTGGAAATCCGGGTTATACGATTCCGGCGGAGATACTTCCACAACATATTCATAAAAAAGGAGCTTTGGCAGCGGCACGGCGTGGCACGTCAAATCCTGAAAAACGGTCGAGCGGCTCGCAGTTTTATATTGTACATGGCGAGGTTTATACTCCGGGAAAACTGGATACTATGGAAATGATGATGAACAGCCGGGCGAAAAACGAATTCTTACAGGAAAAATTTGCTGAAGCAAAACCCACGCTGGATGAATACCGAAAAAATAACGATCAGGATGGTTTTAACATTTTTGTTTCCGAACTACGTGCAACTGCTGATAGTGCCTGGACTGAGCAGCCAAAATTCGCGTTTTCCGACGCGCAGCGCCAGGCATATACCACCATTGGAGGTTATCCTTCGTTAGATGGAGAGTACACGGTTTTTGGCGAGGTTGTTGAGGGATTAGATGTTTTGGATAAAATTGCTGCCGTTGAAACGGATCAGTATGATCGTCCGAAAACGGATATAAAAATGGAAATACAAAGTACAAAATAG
- a CDS encoding manganese efflux pump MntP — MRRDIKFKQATLVAASLAFFQATFPVIGWLIGEAIKNLIASIDHWIAFGLLALIGGKMIVEGIKEDGTLKNFNPFKLSVLIGLSIATSIDALVVGLSFGFLEIPILFPVLVIGSVTFIAAMLGMLFGKNISAKRSHQSLILGGIILIAIGLKILAEHLFLQAA; from the coding sequence ATGAGAAGAGACATTAAGTTTAAACAAGCCACTTTGGTTGCTGCATCGCTGGCATTTTTTCAGGCAACTTTCCCGGTAATTGGGTGGTTAATTGGCGAAGCGATAAAAAACCTGATCGCTTCGATAGATCATTGGATCGCTTTTGGCTTGCTGGCCTTAATCGGCGGAAAAATGATTGTGGAAGGCATTAAGGAAGACGGAACACTCAAAAATTTTAATCCTTTTAAACTTAGTGTACTAATTGGATTATCAATTGCTACCAGCATTGATGCGCTGGTTGTTGGATTAAGTTTTGGTTTTCTTGAAATCCCCATTCTGTTTCCGGTTTTGGTTATTGGCTCGGTAACCTTTATTGCGGCTATGCTGGGTATGTTGTTTGGTAAAAACATTTCGGCCAAAAGAAGCCATCAGTCGCTAATTCTGGGAGGCATTATTTTAATTGCTATCGGCCTGAAAATACTGGCCGAACATCTTTTTCTTCAGGCTGCTTAA
- the mtnP gene encoding S-methyl-5'-thioadenosine phosphorylase: protein MKKIAIIGGSGLEDPAILKEATEVNVETPYGAPSSSFKCGKIGGVDVVLLSRHGRDHSIPPTDVNNRANIWAIKEWGCSHILATTACGSLRLEIGRGELVMLDQFIDFTRFRKTSFIDKFEDGKLNHPAMSDPFNWKLRHKLIENAEEMDLGFHKSGTVITIEGPRFSTRAESNMFRAWGADVINMSTAPECALANELEIPYAAVAMSTDYDCWNVDEAPVTWEEVLKVFNENVKHVIALLQNTIISLQK, encoded by the coding sequence ATGAAAAAAATTGCAATAATTGGTGGTTCCGGGCTGGAAGACCCCGCCATTCTGAAAGAGGCAACAGAGGTAAATGTTGAAACGCCTTATGGTGCGCCTTCGTCGTCGTTTAAATGTGGAAAGATTGGAGGCGTGGATGTGGTCCTATTATCGAGGCACGGCCGCGATCATTCTATTCCGCCAACAGATGTGAATAACCGCGCAAATATTTGGGCTATAAAAGAGTGGGGGTGTTCGCACATTCTGGCAACCACCGCATGCGGGAGTCTTCGCTTGGAAATTGGTCGCGGAGAGCTTGTAATGCTCGATCAGTTTATTGATTTTACCCGCTTCAGAAAGACTTCTTTTATAGATAAATTTGAAGACGGGAAATTAAATCACCCGGCAATGTCGGATCCGTTTAACTGGAAATTACGTCATAAATTGATTGAAAATGCTGAAGAGATGGATTTGGGATTTCATAAAAGCGGAACGGTAATTACAATTGAAGGACCACGTTTCTCGACACGTGCCGAGTCGAATATGTTTCGGGCCTGGGGAGCCGATGTTATTAATATGTCGACAGCACCCGAGTGCGCCCTGGCTAATGAGCTGGAGATTCCTTATGCTGCCGTTGCCATGAGCACCGATTACGATTGCTGGAATGTGGATGAAGCGCCTGTTACCTGGGAAGAGGTGCTGAAAGTGTTTAACGAGAATGTTAAGCATGTAATTGCGCTTTTGCAAAATACTATAATCTCGCTACAAAAATAG
- a CDS encoding DUF4252 domain-containing protein, whose amino-acid sequence MKKLVVMVLMLGIVFPVLAQQSQSLFEQLTEKYANQDGFSASMLSSDMFDLYLKKKNIDENSELAEALESLDNILVISQNRFGVRANEFFGDEKPAKKEKAGEAELHEDIIKHYKQSGYSLLKTEKRMGEEVKVYLQRNDGLITALALVTNSSRSTSLVELDGDIDLSNVADLNKALNLRGLENLYKIDNSSSAYFPGAGYVRDFEFDEARLAEIEARAREMAEKASMSEEQIAEIERQAQIQFEKQREMAEKHREMAEKYGRQPIFLNYPGDSTVYYLNGKKVDAEKIKELEKGMIQTIDVNQDEKNSELTIVRIITK is encoded by the coding sequence ATGAAAAAGTTAGTAGTAATGGTGTTAATGCTCGGGATTGTGTTCCCGGTATTGGCACAGCAGTCTCAGAGCCTGTTTGAGCAGTTAACAGAAAAATATGCCAACCAGGATGGTTTTAGCGCCAGCATGCTAAGCAGCGATATGTTCGATCTGTACCTGAAAAAGAAAAACATAGATGAAAACTCGGAACTGGCAGAGGCATTGGAAAGTTTGGATAATATTTTGGTGATAAGTCAGAATCGTTTTGGAGTTCGGGCAAATGAATTTTTTGGCGATGAAAAACCGGCAAAAAAAGAAAAGGCGGGTGAAGCCGAATTACACGAAGATATAATCAAACACTACAAACAAAGTGGTTATTCGTTGTTGAAAACCGAAAAGCGTATGGGTGAGGAGGTAAAAGTTTACCTGCAAAGAAATGATGGTTTGATAACGGCATTGGCTTTGGTAACAAATTCGTCAAGATCAACCAGTTTGGTTGAATTAGATGGTGACATTGATTTGTCAAATGTCGCCGACCTGAATAAAGCTTTAAACCTGCGTGGATTGGAGAACTTGTATAAGATTGACAACTCTTCATCAGCGTATTTTCCCGGTGCAGGTTATGTGCGTGATTTTGAGTTTGACGAGGCACGACTGGCTGAAATTGAAGCCCGGGCGCGCGAAATGGCAGAAAAAGCAAGTATGTCGGAAGAACAGATAGCAGAAATTGAAAGACAGGCACAAATACAATTCGAGAAACAGCGCGAGATGGCCGAGAAACACCGTGAGATGGCTGAAAAATACGGAAGGCAACCCATTTTCCTGAACTACCCTGGCGATAGCACTGTGTACTACCTTAACGGTAAAAAAGTAGATGCAGAAAAAATAAAAGAGCTTGAAAAAGGCATGATTCAAACTATAGATGTAAACCAGGATGAGAAGAACAGCGAATTAACAATTGTTCGGATTATTACAAAATAG
- a CDS encoding mechanosensitive ion channel family protein: MEEVNNLSEKIYDLVMSYGPKLIGAIITLIIGLWVISLLSSTIRKRFEKQNVDPSLRGFLNSLIGIALKVMLWIAVIGMMGVEMTSFIAILGAIGLAMGLALSGTLQNFAGGVMILLFKPFKVGNYISAQGHSGTVNEIQIFNTILKTPDNRTIIIPNGGLSTGSMINFSAEPKRRVDFTFGIAYGDDVDKAKEVLMKLIKADERIINDPAEPFIAVSELADSSVNLVVRVWAEAANYWGIHFDLHEKVYKTFDKEGLNIPFPQMDVHVQK; this comes from the coding sequence ATGGAAGAAGTAAATAATTTATCAGAAAAGATTTACGATTTAGTAATGTCTTATGGTCCCAAATTAATCGGGGCAATTATCACGCTTATTATTGGTTTATGGGTTATCTCATTACTCAGTAGTACTATACGTAAGCGTTTTGAGAAACAAAATGTAGACCCTTCACTTCGTGGCTTTCTTAACAGCCTTATTGGAATTGCCCTAAAAGTTATGCTATGGATAGCGGTAATTGGAATGATGGGCGTTGAAATGACCTCATTTATTGCCATCTTAGGTGCCATCGGTCTGGCAATGGGATTGGCCTTATCCGGAACCTTGCAGAATTTTGCAGGAGGTGTAATGATCCTGCTATTTAAACCATTCAAAGTAGGAAACTATATAAGTGCCCAGGGACACTCAGGGACGGTTAATGAGATTCAGATTTTTAATACCATATTAAAAACACCGGACAACAGAACCATTATTATTCCCAATGGAGGATTATCAACCGGATCGATGATTAACTTTTCTGCCGAGCCAAAACGCCGGGTAGACTTTACTTTTGGCATTGCCTACGGCGATGACGTGGATAAAGCAAAAGAAGTTTTAATGAAATTGATAAAAGCCGACGAGCGAATAATAAATGATCCGGCCGAACCGTTTATTGCCGTTAGCGAACTGGCCGACAGCTCAGTTAACTTAGTGGTTCGTGTATGGGCCGAAGCCGCTAACTATTGGGGCATTCATTTCGATCTTCACGAAAAAGTATACAAAACATTCGATAAGGAAGGTCTGAATATTCCTTTCCCGCAAATGGATGTACATGTGCAGAAATAA
- a CDS encoding peptidylprolyl isomerase gives MFRTGLLVVFICLLGFSVSAQSRIVEISTNYGDMRFELYDDTPKHQKAFIELANQGYYDGTLFYRVIENFLIQGGSKSSRNAPPGKRIGYGDPDKTVDDEILDHYFHKKGSLCAPRQPDEVNPFKQSDISQFFIVKGSVHTSGALDTMEMAVNIPIRKKIVEKYMTPEVREQLKQLKEEKKVKEFRELAGEIKDNIETDYNLNPNTLEFSDAQREAYTTVGGYPELDGKYTIFGECISGFDVIDKIAALKTDGNNRPYNDVKIKVNVIK, from the coding sequence ATGTTTAGAACCGGTTTATTAGTTGTATTTATTTGTTTATTAGGGTTTTCAGTGTCTGCGCAATCGCGAATTGTTGAGATTTCGACTAACTACGGCGATATGCGTTTTGAATTGTATGATGACACGCCAAAACACCAGAAAGCTTTTATTGAATTGGCCAACCAGGGTTATTACGATGGCACTTTGTTTTACCGTGTAATCGAGAATTTTCTGATTCAGGGCGGTTCAAAAAGCTCTCGCAACGCACCTCCGGGGAAACGTATTGGTTATGGCGATCCGGATAAAACAGTTGACGACGAAATTCTGGATCACTATTTTCATAAAAAGGGATCGCTTTGTGCGCCGCGTCAACCCGACGAGGTAAACCCGTTTAAGCAGTCGGATATTTCACAGTTTTTTATTGTAAAGGGAAGTGTGCATACCAGTGGTGCTTTGGATACGATGGAAATGGCGGTGAATATTCCTATCCGGAAAAAAATTGTGGAGAAATATATGACGCCCGAAGTTCGTGAGCAGCTGAAACAACTAAAAGAAGAGAAAAAGGTGAAGGAGTTCAGGGAGCTTGCCGGTGAAATAAAAGACAATATTGAAACCGATTACAATTTGAATCCCAATACGCTTGAATTTTCTGATGCCCAGCGCGAAGCTTATACTACTGTTGGCGGTTATCCTGAGCTGGATGGGAAATACACCATATTTGGCGAATGCATTTCGGGATTCGATGTGATAGATAAAATTGCAGCCCTAAAAACTGATGGCAATAACCGGCCGTATAACGATGTGAAAATCAAAGTGAATGTGATTAAGTAG
- a CDS encoding RNA polymerase sigma factor — protein MTTEEFKNMVIPYSVKLYPMLFRILKNEEETRDALQELMLRLWNRKEELVKCRNQSAYIVTMARNYSFDLLKKKRPETMDEKQEYRILNLEAGGTNSDTIERYENVRQVINDLPEKYQTVIQLRDVDGFSFDEIKEITGYEVANLRVILSRARQKVKQEIEKIYDYDTSGKYARQIL, from the coding sequence ATGACCACTGAAGAGTTTAAAAATATGGTAATTCCTTACTCGGTAAAGCTGTACCCGATGTTGTTTCGAATTCTGAAAAATGAAGAAGAAACGCGAGACGCCTTACAGGAATTGATGCTCCGGTTGTGGAACCGTAAAGAGGAATTGGTCAAGTGTAGAAATCAGTCGGCCTACATTGTAACGATGGCACGAAATTACAGTTTTGATTTGCTGAAAAAGAAGCGACCGGAAACGATGGATGAGAAACAGGAATATCGGATTTTAAATCTGGAAGCCGGAGGAACAAATTCTGATACGATAGAAAGATATGAGAACGTGAGGCAGGTAATAAACGATCTGCCGGAGAAGTACCAAACGGTTATTCAGTTGCGCGACGTTGATGGCTTTTCGTTTGACGAGATCAAAGAAATAACCGGTTACGAAGTGGCCAACCTGCGGGTAATTCTCTCGCGGGCCAGGCAAAAGGTGAAACAAGAAATTGAAAAAATTTACGATTATGACACATCAGGAAAATATGCTCGACAAATATTATAG
- a CDS encoding HAD family hydrolase, whose product MKADLSNIKNIIFDLGRVLLNLDFDASIKAFHKIGSDKEVLDHKNAYADPIFYNLEVGKITPAEFRTGVRELLKNEKLTDQQIDEAWSAMILDIPEQRVKKVQELSKKYKVYLFSNTNQIHIDKLLAEFKAQHRIDFPPLFNAVYYSHEIHDRKPEVSSYEKVIALSGVNPEETLFVDDLEKNIIAAQKAGLKTLWLQKGMEMTELF is encoded by the coding sequence ATGAAAGCAGACCTTTCAAACATAAAAAACATCATTTTTGATTTAGGGCGTGTGTTGCTAAACCTTGATTTTGATGCTTCTATAAAAGCCTTTCATAAAATTGGCAGCGATAAAGAAGTTCTCGACCACAAAAATGCGTATGCCGACCCGATTTTCTATAATCTTGAAGTTGGAAAAATTACTCCTGCTGAATTTAGAACCGGCGTTAGGGAACTGCTAAAAAACGAGAAACTTACCGATCAACAGATTGACGAGGCATGGAGTGCCATGATTCTGGATATTCCTGAACAGCGCGTAAAGAAGGTGCAGGAACTCAGCAAAAAATACAAGGTTTATTTATTTAGCAATACCAATCAAATTCATATCGACAAATTGCTAGCGGAATTTAAAGCACAACATAGAATTGATTTTCCGCCACTATTTAATGCCGTTTATTATTCGCACGAAATTCACGACCGCAAACCGGAAGTCAGTTCGTATGAAAAGGTAATTGCACTTTCTGGTGTAAATCCGGAAGAAACGCTGTTTGTCGACGATTTGGAAAAGAACATCATTGCGGCGCAGAAAGCCGGATTAAAAACTTTGTGGTTACAAAAAGGTATGGAAATGACAGAGCTATTTTAA
- a CDS encoding acyl carrier protein: protein MQTETVTEKALRRNLYRVLRKTGVTRDNICLTASFYEDLNFDNIDWTIFTHYLERIFDIRIKDEKLNSFSNVNDTLHYLRGELVYSSN from the coding sequence ATGCAGACAGAAACAGTTACAGAAAAGGCGCTTCGAAGAAACCTCTACCGGGTGTTGCGAAAAACAGGTGTTACCAGAGATAACATTTGTTTGACGGCCTCGTTTTATGAGGATCTGAATTTCGACAACATCGATTGGACAATCTTTACACACTATTTAGAACGCATCTTCGACATTCGGATAAAAGATGAAAAGTTAAATAGTTTTTCAAATGTAAACGATACACTCCATTACTTACGCGGAGAATTGGTTTACTCAAGTAATTAA